The Cydia splendana chromosome Z, ilCydSple1.2, whole genome shotgun sequence genome window below encodes:
- the LOC134804302 gene encoding leucine-rich repeat-containing protein 57 isoform X2 — MALAVTRVVLRCEDAQESQALDLSECQLMQVPDAVYHLMRHTELKSCDLSGNVITKIPPKFAVKFSLITDLNLSNNQMARLPDELCTLACLERLDISHNSFVALPAIACQCPSLHTLHAHHNQIIEVDVDRLERSRALEYVDLSDNPLPPRVYDELKQLSRPSVAVSERVKEDWEEDLIL, encoded by the exons ATGGCCCTAGCGGTGACTCGTGTTGTTCTGAGGTGTGAAGATGCTCAGGAATCCCAAGCCCTAG ACCTGTCAGAATGCCAGCTGATGCAAGTCCCAGATGCAGTATACCACCTCATGCGACACACGGAGCTTAAGAGCTGCGATCTCAGTGGCAATGTCATCACCAAGATACCTCCCAAGTTTGCCGTCAAGTTCAGCTTGATTACAG ATTTGAACCTGTCAAACAACCAGATGGCCAGATTGCCAGATGAGCTGTGCACACTGGCTTGCCTGGAGCGGCTGGACATCTCCCATAACAGCTTTGTGGCCCTCCCGGCCATCGCCTGCCAGTGTCCCAGTCTCCACACATTACATGCACACCACAATCAGATCATTG AAGTAGACGTGGACCGATTGGAGCGGTCGCGCGCCCTCGAGTACGTGGACCTGAGCGACAACCCCCTCCCGCCGCGCGTGTACGACGAGCTCAAGCAGCTCTCGCGGCCCTCCGTGGCCGTGTCCGAGCGCGTCAAGGAGGACTGGGAAGAGGACCTCATCCTCTAG
- the LOC134804582 gene encoding uncharacterized protein LOC134804582, producing MAGHDVQDDPKLKGLSRYFNNSTIRGRANVAKATYAFFGVVILYNMLKPKSK from the exons ATGGCAGGCCACGATGTTCAAGATGATCCAAAGCTGAAGGGTCTTTCTCGTTACTTTAACAACTCTACGATAAGAGGGAGAGCTAAT GTGGCCAAGGCAACATATGCATTCTTCGGCGTAGTGATCCTTTACAACATGCTTAAACCTAAGTCAAAGTAA